A single genomic interval of uncultured Desulfobacter sp. harbors:
- a CDS encoding cache domain-containing protein: protein MTQLARTHVTKETKQEKFFGLRFFLSSLQIRYKFLISFALIFFLSMFLCNLFIYVYVCNNIEDRIESELTNTTAMIYNMVNTSVNVSIKNHLRAVAEKNLDILNDLYQRALAGSISGKDARKRAAEVILSQTIGTSGYVYCLDSQGAVAVHPIAELIGTNLTEHAFIRQMMEKKQGYLEYEWKNPEEKKSHPKALYMAHFEPWDWIIAASAYRSEFIRLVNVQDFRQSILSLKFGQSGYAFVFDKNGRAIIHPALQDVNIFQTPELPNQYLKDMMQRKKGRSVYYWKNPGESRARKKLVIFNYIPEYQWIVASSSYLDELYRPVKTIRNVFLGISLLFFSIMLAVTFGISRTITTPLRQLMARFRKATAGDYSTRMESRSGDEVGQLARYFNRFMDQLETTQQELERDLIRSKNLEKQVMQAGDRERMNIGQELHDDLCPHLIGVSGLAAVIREDLKARHDPAAELARKMGVLMEDAVEKTRQLARGLCPVHLVSHGFQSALEEIAEQFAYYPGIRFAYRMDEGVDILEESCAIHLYHIAREAVNNAVKHSNCDRIEISLTREATDGLVHLTVTDNGTGIDPEPSSRGIGLQIMAYRAKIIDAQFNIDTGLKGTQIQVILNSSVLEKKENIPV from the coding sequence GTGACGCAACTTGCAAGAACACATGTAACAAAAGAGACTAAACAGGAAAAATTTTTCGGGCTCCGGTTTTTTTTAAGCTCACTTCAGATCCGGTATAAGTTTCTCATTAGTTTTGCCCTGATTTTTTTTCTGTCCATGTTTCTGTGCAACCTGTTTATATATGTCTATGTGTGCAACAATATTGAGGACCGCATTGAAAGCGAACTGACCAATACCACCGCCATGATTTATAACATGGTCAACACGTCTGTGAATGTCTCCATTAAAAATCATCTGCGGGCCGTGGCGGAAAAGAATCTGGATATATTGAACGACCTGTATCAAAGAGCCCTTGCAGGTTCCATTTCCGGGAAAGATGCACGAAAAAGGGCGGCTGAAGTGATTTTAAGCCAGACCATAGGGACATCGGGCTATGTTTACTGCCTGGACAGCCAGGGCGCTGTGGCCGTGCACCCTATAGCTGAACTCATCGGCACCAACCTGACTGAACACGCCTTTATCCGGCAGATGATGGAAAAAAAGCAGGGATACCTGGAGTATGAATGGAAAAATCCCGAGGAAAAAAAGTCTCATCCTAAAGCCCTGTACATGGCCCATTTTGAACCCTGGGACTGGATCATTGCCGCCTCGGCCTACCGGTCTGAATTCATAAGACTTGTCAATGTCCAGGATTTTAGGCAGAGTATCCTCTCCTTAAAATTCGGGCAAAGCGGTTATGCCTTTGTCTTTGACAAGAACGGCAGGGCCATCATCCATCCGGCCCTGCAGGATGTTAATATTTTTCAGACTCCTGAATTGCCCAATCAATATCTCAAAGATATGATGCAACGCAAAAAGGGCAGGTCTGTTTACTATTGGAAAAACCCCGGAGAGAGCAGGGCACGCAAAAAATTGGTAATCTTCAACTATATTCCCGAATATCAGTGGATTGTGGCATCGTCATCCTACCTGGATGAGCTTTACCGGCCGGTAAAAACCATCCGCAACGTGTTTTTAGGCATCTCCCTGCTGTTTTTCAGCATCATGCTGGCTGTGACCTTTGGCATCAGCAGGACCATCACCACACCGCTTCGCCAGCTCATGGCCCGTTTCCGCAAGGCCACGGCAGGGGATTACTCCACCAGGATGGAGAGCCGTTCCGGGGACGAGGTCGGCCAGCTTGCCCGGTACTTTAACCGGTTCATGGACCAGCTTGAAACCACCCAACAGGAGTTGGAGAGGGATCTTATTCGGTCTAAAAATCTTGAAAAACAGGTGATGCAGGCCGGGGACCGGGAACGCATGAACATCGGCCAGGAGCTTCACGACGATCTTTGTCCCCATCTCATCGGTGTTTCAGGCCTGGCAGCCGTAATACGGGAAGATCTTAAAGCCCGGCATGATCCCGCCGCAGAGCTTGCCCGGAAAATGGGCGTGCTCATGGAAGATGCCGTGGAAAAGACCCGTCAACTTGCCAGGGGGCTTTGCCCGGTCCATCTGGTCAGCCATGGATTTCAGTCAGCCCTGGAAGAGATTGCCGAGCAGTTCGCCTATTATCCCGGTATCCGGTTTGCGTACCGCATGGACGAAGGTGTGGATATCCTGGAAGAGTCCTGTGCCATTCATCTTTACCATATTGCAAGGGAAGCCGTGAACAACGCGGTTAAACATTCAAACTGCGACCGGATAGAAATTTCTTTGACCCGGGAAGCGACGGATGGTCTGGTCCATTTGACGGTGACGGACAATGGTACCGGCATTGATCCTGAGCCTTCCAGCCGGGGTATTGGCTTGCAGATTATGGCCTACCGGGCTAAAATTATTGATGCGCAGTTCAACATTGATACAGGACTCAAGGGAACACAGATCCAAGTTATTTTGAATTCGTCTGTCCTGGAAAAAAAGGAGAATATCCCGGTATGA
- a CDS encoding response regulator transcription factor has translation MIQVRQKFQIVIVDDHPIFCLGMSELINREPDLTVVACPNTAAKARQIIEQDMPDLMIVDISLAESNGIDLVAELRGKYPELPILVLSMYDDSMYAERALMAGARGYVMKRRAIAQVVAAVRQVLSGHIYASDKIKEKLLNRMISRKPSAVGFSVDTLTNRELEVFRLMGEGLDSKEIAARLKLSMKTVGTHRENIKEKLQLKHYTELVKAAVHWVYEMKK, from the coding sequence ATGATTCAGGTCCGTCAAAAATTCCAAATTGTTATTGTGGATGACCATCCCATTTTCTGCCTGGGTATGAGTGAACTGATCAACCGGGAACCGGATTTGACCGTGGTGGCGTGTCCGAATACGGCGGCGAAAGCCCGGCAGATCATTGAACAGGATATGCCGGATCTCATGATTGTGGATATTTCCCTGGCTGAAAGTAACGGCATTGACCTGGTTGCGGAACTGCGTGGTAAATACCCGGAATTGCCTATTCTGGTTTTGTCTATGTATGATGATTCAATGTATGCGGAACGGGCGTTGATGGCCGGTGCCAGAGGCTATGTGATGAAACGGCGGGCTATTGCCCAGGTGGTGGCGGCGGTGCGCCAGGTCCTGTCCGGGCACATCTATGCCAGTGATAAGATCAAGGAAAAACTGCTCAACCGAATGATTTCACGAAAACCGTCTGCCGTGGGTTTCAGTGTCGACACCCTGACCAATCGGGAGCTTGAAGTGTTCCGGCTCATGGGCGAGGGTCTTGATTCAAAGGAAATTGCGGCAAGACTGAAGCTGAGCATGAAAACCGTGGGAACCCACCGGGAAAATATCAAGGAAAAGCTTCAGCTCAAACATTATACGGAACTTGTCAAGGCTGCTGTGCATTGGGTTTATGAAATGAAAAAATAG
- a CDS encoding acyl--CoA ligase family protein: MSEKSVNYEILSPTNFLDRTVNVYPDKTAVIYGDKTFTWTQFQERVFRLANGLKALGVGRGDKVAFICPNTPPMLEAHYAVPLLGAALVSINIRLSANEMSYIVNHSDAKVVVADNEFGKVVSTVVSELTAVKAFINICDIDDSMPLDGPEYERFLADSPDDPVALAIEDEREILALNYTSGTTGLPKGVMYHHRGAYLNALGELLEFKIDVDSKYLWTLPMFHCNGWCFTWGITAMGATHVCLRKVDPVEIYRIIAEVGVTHLCAAPTILIGMSVYAADNDVKLSHSLEIMTAGAPPAPMVIQNMEHIGANITQTYGLTEVFGPHSVCQWQDKWDDLSPMAKAGIKARQGVPYIVAEHMDVVDAETMEPVPRDGTTIGEIVMRGNNVMLGYYKDEEATAEAFRGGWFHSGDLAVIHPDNYVQIMDRKKDIIISGGENISTVEIENVLYTHPDVLEVAVISVPDEKWGEVPKAFIVPRAGANPDPAEIIAYCKEKMARFKAPKSIEFGALPKTATGKLQKFKLREKEWEGHDRMVN; the protein is encoded by the coding sequence ATGTCGGAAAAAAGCGTTAACTACGAAATTTTAAGCCCCACCAATTTTCTGGATAGAACCGTAAACGTCTATCCGGACAAAACTGCAGTCATCTATGGGGATAAAACCTTTACCTGGACACAGTTCCAGGAACGGGTATTTCGTCTGGCCAATGGTCTGAAGGCCCTTGGCGTTGGCCGGGGTGACAAGGTCGCTTTTATCTGTCCAAATACACCGCCTATGCTGGAAGCCCATTATGCGGTGCCTTTGCTGGGTGCAGCCCTGGTTTCCATCAATATCCGGCTCTCTGCCAATGAAATGTCCTATATCGTTAATCACTCCGACGCCAAAGTCGTGGTGGCGGACAATGAATTCGGTAAGGTTGTGTCCACGGTTGTGTCCGAACTCACCGCAGTGAAAGCCTTTATCAATATCTGTGACATCGACGATTCCATGCCCCTTGACGGACCTGAATACGAACGATTTCTGGCGGACAGTCCGGATGATCCGGTGGCCCTGGCCATTGAAGATGAACGGGAAATTCTTGCCTTGAATTATACCTCCGGCACCACAGGCCTGCCCAAAGGCGTGATGTACCATCACCGGGGCGCGTATCTCAACGCATTGGGCGAGTTGCTGGAGTTTAAAATTGATGTGGACAGCAAATATCTATGGACCCTGCCCATGTTCCATTGCAACGGGTGGTGTTTTACCTGGGGCATTACCGCCATGGGCGCCACCCATGTTTGCCTGAGAAAGGTTGATCCGGTTGAAATCTACCGGATTATCGCCGAGGTGGGCGTCACCCATCTGTGTGCCGCGCCCACCATTCTTATCGGTATGTCGGTTTATGCCGCGGACAACGATGTCAAACTCTCCCATAGCCTGGAGATCATGACTGCCGGCGCTCCGCCTGCACCCATGGTAATCCAGAATATGGAACATATCGGGGCCAACATCACCCAGACATATGGTTTGACCGAAGTATTTGGTCCGCATTCCGTATGCCAGTGGCAGGATAAATGGGATGACCTCTCCCCGATGGCCAAGGCCGGCATCAAGGCCCGCCAGGGGGTACCCTATATTGTGGCCGAACACATGGATGTGGTGGACGCCGAGACCATGGAACCGGTGCCAAGAGACGGTACCACCATAGGTGAAATCGTCATGCGGGGAAACAATGTCATGCTGGGGTATTACAAGGATGAGGAGGCCACTGCCGAGGCCTTCAGGGGCGGATGGTTCCATTCCGGGGATCTGGCGGTTATACACCCGGATAATTATGTGCAGATCATGGACCGGAAAAAGGACATTATTATCTCAGGCGGTGAAAATATTTCCACCGTTGAAATCGAAAATGTGCTGTACACCCATCCGGATGTGCTGGAAGTGGCTGTAATCTCGGTGCCCGACGAAAAATGGGGTGAGGTGCCTAAGGCATTTATTGTACCCCGGGCCGGAGCCAATCCGGATCCGGCTGAAATTATAGCATACTGCAAGGAAAAGATGGCCCGGTTCAAGGCACCCAAGTCTATTGAATTTGGTGCCTTGCCCAAAACCGCCACCGGCAAGTTGCAAAAATTTAAACTGAGAGAAAAGGAGTGGGAAGGTCACGATCGTATGGTTAACTGA
- the thiM gene encoding hydroxyethylthiazole kinase — MHAHDLAENTYRLFAALRDTRPLIHVVTNFVVMNQTANVLLALGASPMMSWAEDDAAYMSGVSDALCINTGTPVPDRISVMKSLMSLAGKREKPVVLDPVGAGAGPFRTDIARELCALAPAKIIRGNPSEICALAAGDSSTKGVDSGISPEQARAILTGHGRPDRNVDALPSGAIELLESASALVVSGKTDMILGQGKMVKIANGSQLMGAVTGTGCMLSAICTAFYAVAENGFDAAVAGVAVAGIAGELAADRVAGPGFFLPHFIDSLYALSEADIHQHLKAEVHCL, encoded by the coding sequence ATGCACGCCCATGACCTGGCCGAAAATACCTATAGGCTTTTTGCCGCGTTGCGCGATACAAGACCTTTGATCCATGTGGTGACCAACTTTGTAGTCATGAATCAGACCGCTAATGTGCTTCTGGCACTTGGGGCATCACCCATGATGTCCTGGGCAGAAGATGATGCCGCGTATATGTCCGGTGTATCGGACGCCCTTTGCATTAATACCGGTACCCCGGTTCCGGATCGGATTTCGGTCATGAAGTCCTTGATGTCCCTTGCCGGAAAAAGGGAAAAACCTGTTGTCCTGGATCCTGTGGGGGCTGGTGCAGGGCCTTTCCGTACGGATATTGCCCGGGAACTTTGCGCCCTTGCCCCGGCAAAAATCATCCGGGGCAACCCTTCGGAAATCTGCGCCCTTGCTGCCGGCGATTCGTCCACCAAAGGGGTAGACAGCGGGATCTCGCCGGAACAGGCCAGGGCTATTCTGACCGGGCATGGCCGGCCCGACCGAAATGTTGATGCCTTGCCAAGCGGTGCAATTGAGCTTCTTGAATCCGCATCTGCGCTTGTTGTCAGCGGGAAAACAGACATGATCTTGGGGCAGGGTAAAATGGTCAAGATCGCCAATGGATCTCAACTCATGGGCGCGGTAACCGGTACCGGCTGCATGCTTTCCGCCATCTGCACTGCGTTTTATGCCGTGGCTGAAAACGGTTTTGACGCTGCGGTTGCAGGCGTTGCCGTTGCGGGTATTGCCGGGGAACTGGCCGCAGACCGGGTGGCAGGTCCGGGGTTTTTTCTGCCCCATTTTATAGACAGTTTGTACGCACTTAGCGAAGCGGATATCCATCAACATCTGAAGGCTGAAGTTCATTGCCTTTGA
- a CDS encoding Nramp family divalent metal transporter, translating to MAGLKEGQNSSAGKGMSFKRFVSALGPAWIISAVAAGPGTTLSVAKAGGTYGYDFLWVVLLSVVLAFVCQYMAAKTALIGGRGIVSIVQEKWGTLPAWLVALDALAVIWLCNVVLLKILVAVTGYVTGLDVPWWGIVFTFAFYVLVAHGGYRIVEMLCKIIVSLLVVCFIGTLFIAKPDLGMAVGGLLPDFAHFGKAEILMMTAIMGGSIHVTILSMQTYTVHEKGWGVSDLRTARFDTALSLLGAFGLYCTAIYLTGACVLHPADIHVNTLFEMADAIAPLLGTYAHGFFCLGIWCAVFSTIMPTFIAAAYVLGDKMNWEMRPKSGRYRLTILVGCLIALPGAFLSGRPVNLLLIMLALSFLGTPLFVGIFLWLLNDRNWAKQYRNGPVLNIAGGCALLVTVVLGIKWVWSF from the coding sequence ATGGCGGGTTTAAAGGAAGGTCAAAATAGTTCAGCCGGGAAAGGCATGTCTTTTAAACGCTTTGTCTCTGCGCTGGGACCGGCCTGGATCATCAGTGCCGTGGCCGCCGGTCCGGGAACCACCTTAAGTGTTGCCAAGGCCGGCGGGACCTATGGCTATGATTTTTTATGGGTGGTGCTGCTCAGTGTGGTGCTGGCCTTTGTCTGCCAGTACATGGCGGCCAAGACCGCTCTTATCGGGGGCCGGGGGATTGTTTCCATTGTACAGGAGAAATGGGGCACTCTGCCTGCCTGGCTTGTGGCCCTGGACGCCCTTGCCGTAATCTGGCTTTGCAATGTGGTGCTTTTAAAAATTCTGGTTGCCGTGACCGGATACGTAACCGGCCTTGACGTGCCCTGGTGGGGGATCGTATTTACCTTTGCTTTCTATGTGTTGGTGGCCCACGGGGGATACAGGATTGTTGAGATGTTGTGCAAGATTATTGTCTCTTTGCTTGTGGTCTGTTTTATCGGCACCCTTTTTATTGCCAAGCCGGATCTGGGCATGGCCGTTGGCGGGCTTTTGCCGGATTTCGCCCATTTCGGAAAAGCTGAAATTCTAATGATGACCGCTATCATGGGCGGTTCTATTCATGTGACCATTTTGTCCATGCAGACCTATACCGTGCATGAAAAAGGGTGGGGGGTGTCAGATTTGAGAACAGCCCGTTTTGATACAGCCCTTTCTCTTCTTGGGGCATTCGGGCTTTACTGCACGGCCATTTATCTGACCGGCGCTTGTGTGCTTCATCCGGCAGATATCCATGTAAATACCCTTTTTGAAATGGCCGATGCCATCGCACCGCTTCTAGGTACCTATGCCCATGGCTTCTTCTGTCTGGGAATCTGGTGTGCTGTGTTTTCAACGATTATGCCCACTTTTATTGCTGCGGCCTATGTGCTTGGGGATAAAATGAACTGGGAGATGCGCCCTAAAAGTGGCCGATACCGGCTGACAATTTTGGTCGGGTGCCTCATTGCCCTGCCCGGTGCCTTTCTTTCCGGCAGGCCGGTTAACCTTTTGCTGATCATGCTGGCCCTGTCATTTCTGGGCACACCACTTTTTGTGGGGATATTTTTATGGCTGCTCAACGACAGGAACTGGGCAAAGCAGTACAGAAACGGTCCTGTGTTGAATATTGCAGGTGGCTGCGCCTTGCTGGTTACCGTGGTTTTAGGGATAAAGTGGGTTTGGAGTTTTTAG
- the arfB gene encoding alternative ribosome rescue aminoacyl-tRNA hydrolase ArfB has product MVTLKISDHISIPDTSIEFYPIRSRGPGGQNVNKVSSGVHIRFDIHASDLSDEIKAKLLSLNDKRITRQGIIVIKAMTYRSAAKNREDGLERLAELIRRAVRPVKKRKPTRPTRASKNRRLDSKNKRSRVKALRKKIDM; this is encoded by the coding sequence ATGGTGACTTTGAAAATATCCGATCACATATCCATCCCGGATACCAGTATTGAATTTTACCCCATCCGGTCCCGGGGACCTGGGGGGCAGAATGTGAACAAAGTGTCTTCGGGTGTTCATATCCGTTTTGATATCCATGCCTCGGATCTTTCGGATGAAATTAAGGCAAAACTTTTATCCCTCAACGACAAGCGCATTACCCGGCAGGGGATTATCGTGATCAAGGCCATGACCTATAGAAGCGCTGCAAAAAATCGGGAAGACGGATTGGAACGGCTTGCCGAACTGATCAGACGTGCTGTCCGGCCTGTGAAAAAAAGAAAACCCACCCGGCCTACCCGGGCATCAAAGAACCGGCGACTTGATTCGAAAAACAAGCGCAGCAGGGTTAAAGCATTAAGAAAAAAAATAGATATGTAG
- a CDS encoding phosphatidylserine decarboxylase has product MKHQYIDRKTRQVRTETLKADPVINAVYSPIRENSSFLFNLMISARMSSLIGAVSYDLPFFKPSSDAERFLATQGIDLSEVAGEPAKLDTLRKVFERKIRYEQLRPMPEGADAVVSPADSRLLVGAFSDRSALFIKGKFFDFNELIGRDKPRWLDAFDRGSFAVTRLTPDKYHYNHTPVAGTVLDIYEIDGHFHSCNPGAVVREVTPYSKNRRVVTIIDTDVPGGTGCGLVCMVEVVAMMIGKIVQCYSKKGYDSPRDVVPGLFMEKGCPKSLYRPGSSTTIVIFQKQRICFSKDLLENQMRTDVSSRFSEGFGRPLVETEVTVRSGIGHACCSDETETFGDL; this is encoded by the coding sequence ATGAAACATCAATATATAGACCGTAAAACCAGGCAGGTCAGGACCGAAACACTTAAAGCAGATCCTGTTATCAATGCCGTTTATTCGCCGATTCGCGAAAATTCATCCTTTTTGTTTAATTTGATGATTTCGGCCAGGATGTCCAGTCTGATCGGGGCTGTTTCTTATGATTTGCCTTTTTTTAAGCCATCGTCTGATGCGGAACGTTTTCTGGCCACCCAGGGCATTGATTTAAGTGAAGTTGCAGGAGAGCCTGCAAAACTTGATACCCTTCGAAAAGTTTTTGAACGCAAAATTCGGTATGAACAGCTTCGCCCAATGCCGGAAGGCGCTGATGCCGTCGTCTCTCCGGCAGATTCGCGCCTTCTGGTTGGGGCTTTTTCAGACAGATCGGCCCTTTTTATTAAAGGTAAATTTTTTGATTTTAATGAACTTATCGGCCGGGATAAACCCCGGTGGCTTGACGCCTTTGATCGTGGCAGTTTCGCCGTAACCCGGCTTACCCCGGATAAATATCACTATAACCATACGCCCGTGGCAGGAACGGTATTGGATATTTATGAGATAGACGGGCATTTTCACTCCTGTAACCCCGGGGCTGTGGTTCGGGAGGTCACGCCTTATTCTAAAAACCGGCGGGTGGTCACTATTATTGATACGGATGTGCCCGGGGGCACCGGATGCGGGCTTGTGTGCATGGTGGAGGTGGTGGCCATGATGATCGGAAAAATTGTCCAGTGTTACAGTAAAAAAGGATATGACAGTCCGCGGGATGTGGTGCCCGGACTTTTCATGGAAAAGGGGTGCCCCAAAAGCCTTTACCGTCCGGGGTCCTCCACAACCATTGTTATATTTCAAAAACAGCGTATCTGTTTTTCCAAAGACCTGCTGGAAAATCAGATGCGCACCGATGTGAGCAGTCGTTTCAGTGAAGGGTTTGGCAGACCCCTTGTGGAAACCGAAGTGACCGTACGTTCAGGTATCGGCCACGCCTGCTGTTCTGATGAAACTGAAACTTTTGGAGATCTGTAA
- a CDS encoding prolipoprotein diacylglyceryl transferase family protein, translating to MAAIFFVVGLGLLIGIVLRWGFKTLPNEKWQMVAAFPLEKMDQGQWRGMNLTWYGLLSANAYTFGVIMVVILAASAGVPISVLVLLTVLLLAVTIPASKIVARIVEKKKATLTIGGAVFAGVVTAPWIIMLVNATLGTAFKFHVPVAVMMSVLSIGYTFGESLGRLACLSFGCCYGKPLSQCTAHTRKLFERFNVVFTGETKKVAYASGMAGEKMIPIQIITAVIYAISGLVGTLLFLQGFAGIALVETLVVTQVWRVVSEFFRADFRGERKFSMYQIMALAAVAYTIALLAFFPDPEVAVSLDQGFKALWHPGMILFFQGVWVVSFLHSGRSTVTASKISFHVVKDNI from the coding sequence ATGGCGGCTATTTTTTTTGTTGTTGGGCTGGGTCTGTTGATTGGCATTGTATTGAGATGGGGCTTTAAAACGTTGCCAAACGAAAAGTGGCAAATGGTGGCGGCGTTTCCCTTGGAAAAGATGGACCAAGGCCAGTGGCGGGGGATGAATCTGACCTGGTATGGCCTTTTGTCCGCCAATGCGTACACTTTTGGTGTGATTATGGTTGTAATTTTGGCCGCATCGGCCGGGGTGCCCATTTCCGTTTTAGTGCTGTTAACTGTTCTGTTGCTGGCTGTAACCATTCCGGCTTCTAAAATTGTTGCCCGGATTGTTGAAAAGAAAAAAGCCACCCTGACCATTGGCGGGGCCGTGTTTGCCGGTGTGGTGACCGCACCCTGGATCATTATGCTGGTGAATGCCACGTTGGGGACGGCCTTTAAATTTCATGTTCCCGTTGCTGTAATGATGTCAGTTTTAAGCATTGGTTATACGTTTGGGGAGTCTTTGGGGCGCCTTGCTTGCCTAAGCTTTGGCTGCTGCTATGGCAAGCCGTTGAGCCAGTGTACGGCCCACACCCGCAAGCTCTTTGAGCGTTTTAATGTGGTCTTTACGGGGGAGACCAAAAAAGTGGCTTATGCGTCGGGTATGGCCGGTGAAAAAATGATCCCCATCCAGATTATTACCGCCGTGATTTATGCGATATCGGGCCTTGTCGGCACCTTGCTGTTCCTCCAGGGCTTTGCCGGCATCGCTCTTGTGGAAACCCTTGTGGTGACCCAGGTCTGGCGGGTGGTTTCTGAATTTTTCCGGGCGGATTTCAGGGGTGAACGCAAATTTTCCATGTATCAGATTATGGCCCTGGCAGCCGTTGCTTACACCATCGCGCTGCTGGCCTTTTTCCCTGATCCTGAAGTCGCCGTTTCTCTGGATCAAGGATTTAAAGCCCTGTGGCATCCGGGCATGATTCTGTTTTTCCAAGGCGTCTGGGTTGTCTCCTTTCTTCATTCGGGCCGAAGCACTGTTACGGCATCTAAGATTTCCTTTCATGTGGTCAAGGACAATATCTAG
- a CDS encoding transporter substrate-binding domain-containing protein, whose protein sequence is MFIFFCRLIILFVGFIFFFAAPCAGNDPVLRLATDSWPPYSLGQEGGALESGYAFDLCTEVSQRIHCKLKADLLPWNRVLACMKNGTYDITFPIQRKPEREAFMVFTNVVLEDRVFIWHLKTCKNSLPGWQTINDLKPYTIGIVSGYTYRDKMDQAIENDIIKTEKVNSAESNFKKLLGKRFDAFLESESVVMSFFQKHPEYRNHITHAPQIVSKDVFRIGISKNSPFAEMLPEINRVIQEMKEDGTIARIMTMTK, encoded by the coding sequence ATGTTTATTTTTTTTTGTAGACTCATTATTTTATTTGTAGGCTTTATTTTTTTCTTCGCAGCACCCTGTGCCGGAAACGACCCGGTGCTTAGGCTTGCCACAGATTCCTGGCCTCCTTATTCTCTAGGACAGGAAGGCGGCGCGCTCGAAAGCGGGTATGCGTTTGATCTCTGCACCGAGGTGAGCCAACGTATCCATTGCAAATTAAAGGCAGATCTTCTGCCATGGAATCGGGTACTGGCCTGCATGAAAAATGGAACCTATGACATCACCTTCCCCATTCAACGCAAGCCTGAAAGAGAGGCTTTCATGGTTTTTACAAACGTGGTTCTTGAGGACCGGGTTTTTATATGGCACCTGAAAACCTGTAAGAACAGTCTGCCTGGGTGGCAAACCATTAATGATCTCAAACCTTACACCATCGGCATTGTTTCAGGGTATACCTACCGGGACAAGATGGACCAGGCCATTGAAAATGACATCATAAAAACGGAAAAAGTCAATTCGGCTGAATCCAACTTTAAAAAGCTTTTAGGCAAACGGTTTGATGCATTTCTGGAAAGCGAATCCGTTGTGATGAGCTTTTTTCAAAAGCATCCGGAATACAGAAACCATATCACCCACGCCCCCCAAATTGTATCCAAGGATGTTTTCAGAATCGGAATCTCAAAAAATTCACCGTTTGCGGAGATGCTGCCGGAGATCAACAGGGTGATCCAGGAAATGAAAGAAGATGGAACCATCGCCAGGATTATGACAATGACAAAATAG